The segment ACTGTATAAATTATACAGTGGAAGAATATTGGGAATACGCATGCTCTGTCTTTCTGAGTAGCAATGGAAGCTTTGCAAGTTATTTCTTCTGCAACAGAAATAATCTCAAGTATGGTAGGGGTTGTCAGTGCATTAGATCAGGCTTCTAGGAATCTTGATGAAGCTCCTAAGAAAATCCGAATGCTAGAGGAATTTGTCTATGATCTTGAGAACTTGACGCGTCAAATTAAGCAAAAACATGTCTACAAGCTTCATAACCCCCAGTTAGATCACCAAATCCAAAGCTTGAATGTGCTGATAGAACGAATGCATCCAAACATTATGAAGGCAAGAAGGATTGTGTCAAGAAGTAGGGTAAAGAATTTGGCCAAGGTCGTGTGGAGTTCTATGGCGGGAGACCCTCTTAGCAAACTGATAAATACCATTAGAGATGATTTGAATTGGTGGTTTGAGTCTCAAAGGTTTGCCCAACATGTTCAGATGGTGATAGAATCAACAGCACAGGATGTCCCAGTTCGATTGAAAATAAAGGTTGAATTAGGATGGCCAATTTCTAGTAAATGCCACTTTGTGAGAAACTTATTGGAACAAGAAGTTTCTCATCGGGTTCTTCTAATTGTTGGGTTATCGGGCATCGGAAAGTCATGCTTGGCTCGACAAGTAGCTTCTAACCCTCCTACTAAGTTTGTGGATGGAGCAGTTGAACTTGGATTTGGCCAATGGTGTAGTAGAAATGCTTGCAATGGAAATAAGGATGAATACCAGAGACGTCTTGCAAGAAAAATCTCTAAATTTCTGGTGCAAATTGGATTTTGGAAGAAGATTAGAGATGAAGATAATGGAGATCTTGAATATGTTTGCTGTATTCTTCAAGAAGCACTGTATGGAAAGAGCATTCTCATACTTCTTGATGATGTGTGGGAGCAGGATATAGTTGAGCGGTTTGCACGGCTGTATGATAATGATTGCAAGTATTTAGTGACGACAAGAAATGAAGCTGTCTGTGAAATAACAGAAGCCGAGAAGGTTGAGTTGAGCAAAGATGACACAAGGGAGATAAGCAAGGCAATCCTTCAATACCACAGTCTACTTAGCGTGGAAGAACTACCGGTACGAGTCAAATAAaccctctttccttttttttccttttttttttcctttcttgtaaATTTTTCTAAGTGGTtcgaatttaatttttctttccatatcTCCCAGTTTTTTCTCCTACTCAGTTTTATTGTGCATTgcctgtttattttcttttaaaatactcTAAAGATCTGTTTCAGTTTTTACATGATAAGTTTGTCATCTGTGAGATTCTCTTTGGATTTTCATTCAGGATTACAAACCACTGAAGAAATGATGTTAACCTCTCTAATGAATCTCTGTCCACACATTTTTCTCTAGCATAGGTCCAATGTCACAATTTCATTGTGGATACAATAAGAACTTGCACACTTGCATGCTGTAACTCTTGAAGATGGGAATTACAGCATTTTGTGTTCTTGTTtctgatgaaatattttttttctgcatGTGCAAGCGAGACAACTTTGTATCTGTGCAAATTTTCAAGTGCATTACTATCGAACTTCTAGTACAATTCTCATTTTGAGTGATGCTAATGTAGCTGTGAGCCTCATTGATTTCTGCTAAAAGATTTTTGACACgcacacacatacatatatgGACTGCATCCTTGTGTTGGCATATAAGTTATATGCAACATCCAAGTAGAAATTAACTAGGCATAAAAAGTGGTGTCACGTTGCTGATTTCATTCATAAATTCTtggatctttctttttattttttcttctttatttggcAGGGCGTAGCAGAGACCTTGCTTGAACGCTGTGGCCACCACCCTCTGACAGTTGCTGTTATGGGTAAAGCTCTTAGGAAAGAAGTAAGAGCTGAGAAGTGGGAAAAGGCCATCACAAACTTATCAACCTTTGCCACATGTGCACCTGGTCCTGTCTCATATGTAAATGAAAAGGAAGCTGAGAGCACCTTAACTATTTTTGGGTCATTTGAGTTCAGTCTGGAAGCTATGCCTAGAGATTCTAAAAGGCTCTTTATAGCTCTAGCTTCCCTTTCATGGGCAGCACCTGTACCGGAAGCTTGTCTGGAGGCTGTTTGGTCTGTTCTTGGGGAGGAGAGATTGTTCCCTCTTATTGTCTGCAAGCTTGTTGAAGGTTCTTTGCTGATTAAAACGGAGATGGATCCCTTGTACCTAGTTCACGACATGGTTTCTTTGTATCTAGATAGCAAGGCAGATGACTCTACTGAGATACTACTAAATGAATATTCACCGGAAGAGACTGCTATTATTTGTCCTTGGCTACttatttttggaaaagaaaacgtCAAAAGGATTGCTGAAGAAAGGACGGAGTTTTTGTTTAATGTCTTGGAAGAAAAGCAGGTGGTAACTACCTTAGAAGCACTCATCCAAGCTTTAATGGCTAGCAAATCCATGTCTGAGCTCGAAGTTAGCAGGGAAAGGTTTAGTGGAATACTAGGCCCTAGGATTGCAGACTTGATCTTAACTGATTCTTTGAGTCTCATTGCAGTGACTACAGAAGCCATCACAAATATATTCAGTACGAGTGATTACTGCAATTATTTTCCTTCCCTTGAGACTACTGGCGCAATCAATAAGCTGGCAACAACACTGCAGGAATGTGAGGAGGACCCCATAACTCAAATCCATGTATTAATCGTCCTTGCAAAGCTCGCGGAATTTGGA is part of the Populus nigra chromosome 8, ddPopNigr1.1, whole genome shotgun sequence genome and harbors:
- the LOC133701043 gene encoding uncharacterized protein LOC133701043, which codes for MEALQVISSATEIISSMVGVVSALDQASRNLDEAPKKIRMLEEFVYDLENLTRQIKQKHVYKLHNPQLDHQIQSLNVLIERMHPNIMKARRIVSRSRVKNLAKVVWSSMAGDPLSKLINTIRDDLNWWFESQRFAQHVQMVIESTAQDVPVRLKIKVELGWPISSKCHFVRNLLEQEVSHRVLLIVGLSGIGKSCLARQVASNPPTKFVDGAVELGFGQWCSRNACNGNKDEYQRRLARKISKFLVQIGFWKKIRDEDNGDLEYVCCILQEALYGKSILILLDDVWEQDIVERFARLYDNDCKYLVTTRNEAVCEITEAEKVELSKDDTREISKAILQYHSLLSVEELPGVAETLLERCGHHPLTVAVMGKALRKEVRAEKWEKAITNLSTFATCAPGPVSYVNEKEAESTLTIFGSFEFSLEAMPRDSKRLFIALASLSWAAPVPEACLEAVWSVLGEERLFPLIVCKLVEGSLLIKTEMDPLYLVHDMVSLYLDSKADDSTEILLNEYSPEETAIICPWLLIFGKENVKRIAEERTEFLFNVLEEKQVVTTLEALIQALMASKSMSELEVSRERFSGILGPRIADLILTDSLSLIAVTTEAITNIFSTSDYCNYFPSLETTGAINKLATTLQECEEDPITQIHVLIVLAKLAEFGSLETVDKVLESISFNQLADLLSPSAEILHESMFTVLNSLTKAGKSNAVERMFASGIEKKLIKLLENGSEVLQHHAIVTLKGFYEVACNPGSGSLHPSNLNLLPWQVRLRLETFVLSDQTVPQTSKTQSFEDLIYKLSDGNIKQILQAMQDLIPIIEKAVDSRIREMILQSPLVKRLSELLQSRHSEQNSVRSESAFLLMKLALSGGEPCITKFLDHEIIPELVKMMQCNVAELQDSGYTALHQMLYGNGGILVLHNIFKTGLVDRMVESLDRKSINTREVNVHCILDLVELGNKSCLEKMLSSQVVEKLVRLEKVTGGSGETIVRFLEGMDKCKDLSMMERKVIKQQVVRKVRASLKGHKFDSQILASVDACMSERSKGSSSSGCGRYRK